A genomic window from Scomber scombrus chromosome 18, fScoSco1.1, whole genome shotgun sequence includes:
- the angptl8 gene encoding uncharacterized protein angptl8, giving the protein MIWCLILLCVAGAFRAVHAVPLRKTSKMEVKAAPNEEVNVLMFGVIQFSESLNYAFENTEAKIDKLSKTVTSREGALQQLEKQTEEAAEVEKQMKEVIQLLQAQMVNQQAQTMMTKDWLARIEQEETELKTKVKRMETYLNNALPSSIKELQERAEEHSSILKLLQHFTEFQKQNIETNDEQLSALQKMSDMS; this is encoded by the exons ATGATCTGGTGCTTAATCCTCCTTTGTGTGGCTGGGGCGTTCAGAGCAGTCCATGCAGTCCCACTCAGGAAGACCAGTAAGATGGAAGTCAAGGCTGCACCAAATGAAGAAGTGAACGTGCTCATGTTTGGTGTCATTCAGTTCAGCGAGTCTCTGAACTACGCTTTTGAAAACACTGAGGCAAAGATAGATAAACTTAGCAAGACTGTGACGAGCCGTGAGGGtgctctgcagcagctggagaaGCAGACTGAGGAGGCTGCTGAGGTGGAGAAGCAGATGAAGGAAGTGATACAGTTGCTACAG GCCCAGATGGTCAACCAACAGGCTCAGACGATGATGACTAAAGACTGGCTAGCCCGCATAGAGCAGGAAGAGACGGAGCTGAAGACAAAAGTGAAGAGGAtggaaacatatttaaacaacGCGCTCCCCAGCAGCATCAAAGAGCTGCAG gagagagcagaggagcacTCCAGCATTCTGAAACTTTTACAGCATTTCACAGAATTCCAAAAACAGAATATTGAGACAAATGATGAACAGCTCTCCGCACTGCAGAAGATG AGTGACATGTCATAG